In Lotus japonicus ecotype B-129 chromosome 5, LjGifu_v1.2, one genomic interval encodes:
- the LOC130718449 gene encoding putative indole-3-acetic acid-amido synthetase GH3.9 codes for MDGKKLEYKGEEALKEIEKLTNNGAEIQESLLKQILTQNRETEYLNKYVKGDEKTDIAEFKRCVPVSSYEEIFSYIQRIANGEDSSIITGQPITEMLISSGTSGGEPKMMPTIAEDLDRRTFLYNLITPIISKYIPGLDEGKGMFLNFVKSEMSTTPCGLPVRTVLTSYYKSKHFKCRTRDPWNDFTSPDQTVLCNDVNQSMHCQLLAGLIQRHKVLRLGAVFASAFLRAISFLERNWQSLCDDIRRGELSSFVTDPGCCSAMSSVLSSPNPDLADEISEICSHKCWKGILLKIWPKAKYIEAVITGSMAQYIPALEHYSGGKLPLVASMYASSECYFGVNLKPLSDPADVAFTLLPNMCYFEFLPLGQNGTLLMDFEEGHVPNDKLVDLKNVKLGCFYEILVTTFAGLYRYRVGDVLQVVRFYNKAPQFRFICRRNVVISIDSDKTSEEDLHKSVTEAKKLLKPLDALLVDYTSYPDTSSVPGHYILYWEILHCGSKGSGEPLDTNVLQECCSVVEEQLDYVYRHLRNDKSIGPLEIRVVEPGTFEALMDLSISNGASVNQYKTPRCIKSSKAFNLLNSRVNASFFSPRVPSWGSKLC; via the exons ATGGACGGAAAGAAATTGGAGTACAAAGGTGAGGAAGCATtgaaagagatagagaagctcACAAACAATGGTGCTGAAATTCAAGAAAGCCTTTTGAAACAGATCTTAACACAGAATAGGGAAACTGAGTACTTAAACAAGTATGTGAAGGGAGATGAGAAAACTGACATAGCAGAGTTTAAGAGGTGTGTTCCTGTTAGCAGTTATgaagagatcttctcatatatCCAGAGAATTGCAAATGGGGAAGACTCTTCTATCATCACTGGTCAACCAATCACAGAGATGTTAATCAG TTCAGGAACATCAGGTGGAGAGCCTAAAATGATGCCAACAATTGCTGAAGATCTTGACCGCCGTACATTTCTATACAATCTTATCACACCAATCATATCTAA GTACATTCCTGGTCTTGACGAAGGCAAGGGAATGTTTCTCAACTTTGTAAAGTCAGAAATGTCCACCACCCCTTGTGGCTTACCAGTGAGGACAGTGCTCACAAGCTACTACAAGAGCAAGCACTTCAAGTGCCGCACACGCGATCCATGGAACGATTTCACAAGCCCTGACCAAACCGTCCTCTGCAACGACGTAAACCAGAGCATGCACTGCCAGCTCTTAGCAGGCCTAATCCAACGCCACAAAGTCCTCCGGCTCGGCGCTGTCTTCGCCTCCGCATTCCTCAGAGCCATTTCCTTCCTGGAAAGGAACTGGCAAAGCCTCTGCGATGACATTCGCAGAGGCGAGCTCAGTTCCTTTGTAACTGACCCTGGTTGCTGCTCTGCCATGTCCTCTGTTCTTTCATCCCCTAACCCTGATCTTGCAGATGAGATTTCTGAAATTTGCAGCCACAAGTGTTGGAAGGGGATTTTACTTAAGATTTGGCCTAAGGCTAAGTACATTGAAGCTGTGATCACTGGGTCCATGGCTCAGTATATTCCTGCTCTGGAGCATTATAGTGGTGGGAAATTGCCTTTGGTTGCTTCTATGTATGCTTCCTCTGAGTGTTACTTTGGGGTCAATTTGAAGCCTTTGAGTGATCCTGCTGATGTTGCTTTCACACTCTTGCCTAACATGTGTTACTTTGAGTTCCTTCCTCTTGGCCAGAATGGGACACTGTTGATGGACTTTGAGGAGGGGCATGTCCCCAATGACAAGCTTGTGGATTTGAAGAATGTTAAGCTTGGTTgcttttatgagattttggtcACTACCTTTGCTG GTCTATATAGGTACCGCGTTGGCGATGTGCTTCAAGTGGTTAGATTCTACAATAAAGCTCCACAATTCCGATTCATCTGCAGGAGAAACGTTGTGATCAGCATTGACAGTGACAAGACCAGTGAAGAGGACTTGCACAAGAGTGTCACTGAGGCCAAAAAGTTGTTAAAGCCTCTTGATGCTCTATTAGTGGATTACACTAGTTACCCTGATACTTCATCAGTACCAGGACACTACATATTGTATTGGGAAATTCTGCATTGTGGCTCAAAGGGGTCAGGGGAGCCACTTGATACGAATGTTCTTCAGGAATGTTGCTCTGTAGTTGAAGAGCAACTAGACTATGTGTATAGGCATTTACGCAATGATAAGTCAATAGGACCACTTGAGATACGTGTGGTGGAGCCAGGAACATTTGAGGCATTGATGGACTTGAGCATTAGCAATGGAGCTTCAGTGAATCAGTACAAAACACCAAGGTGCATTAAGTCTAGTAAAGCATTCAATCTGCTCAATTCTAGAGTTAATGCTTCCTTTTTCAGTCCTAGAGTTCCCAGTTGGGGATCTAAGCTGTGTTGA